In Anaerolineales bacterium, the following proteins share a genomic window:
- a CDS encoding glycerol-3-phosphate acyltransferase, translating to MNTTLILVAAGVGYLFGSISFARVVARLFAPNIDPANVKLDIKGTDEKMELGVVSATTLSMQGGPKLGFMTAMLDMLKVGLPTFYFKTQFPDEYYFLVTALAGMIGHVWPVWYRFKGGRGLTAVYGAMFTVDWIGTIVTFFGGLLLGIIVIRDLLVAYLSGLWLLTIWLWFRTHEIAYVWFGIAANLIFLFSMIPEIKQYIDFRRRGFGADIGDTVQMTGMGRGIYRFAKRLGLMRDTSPSPSGRGRGEGAP from the coding sequence ATGAACACGACTTTGATCCTTGTTGCGGCTGGGGTCGGCTATCTCTTCGGTTCGATCTCGTTCGCGCGCGTGGTGGCGCGACTCTTTGCGCCGAACATTGACCCAGCGAACGTCAAGCTCGACATCAAAGGCACGGACGAGAAAATGGAGCTCGGCGTGGTGAGCGCGACGACGCTTTCGATGCAGGGAGGCCCGAAACTCGGATTCATGACCGCCATGCTCGATATGCTGAAGGTGGGTTTGCCCACATTCTATTTCAAAACGCAATTTCCCGACGAGTATTATTTTCTGGTAACCGCGCTGGCAGGCATGATTGGTCACGTTTGGCCCGTGTGGTATCGCTTCAAAGGCGGGCGCGGCTTGACCGCCGTCTACGGCGCGATGTTCACCGTGGACTGGATCGGCACGATCGTCACCTTCTTCGGCGGGTTGTTGCTGGGCATTATCGTCATCCGCGACCTGCTCGTGGCGTATCTTTCGGGGCTGTGGCTGTTGACGATCTGGCTCTGGTTCCGCACGCATGAGATCGCCTACGTGTGGTTCGGCATTGCGGCAAACCTGATCTTTCTTTTTTCGATGATTCCCGAGATCAAACAATACATTGATTTCAGGCGGCGCGGCTTCGGCGCGGACATCGGCGACACCGTGCAGATGACCGGGATGGGACGCGGCATTTACCGCTTCGCCAAACGGTTGGGCTTGATGCGCGACACTTCACCCTCTCCCA